In Opisthocomus hoazin isolate bOpiHoa1 chromosome 14, bOpiHoa1.hap1, whole genome shotgun sequence, the following proteins share a genomic window:
- the TSC22D3 gene encoding TSC22 domain family protein 3 isoform X2, producing MSTGVYQSPMEVAVYQLHNFSISFFSSLLGGDVVSVKLDNSASGASVVAIDNKIEQAMDLVKNHLMYAVREEVEVLKEQIKELLEKNSQLERENSLLKTLASPEQLEKFQSRLPAEVLCPEEQSPGAAAPAQHAGGSAV from the exons ATGAGCACCGGTGTGTACCAGTCCCCCATGGAGGTGGCTGTCTACCAGCTCCACAACTTCTCCATCTCgtttttctcctccctgctcGGGGGGGACGTGGTCTCCGTGAAGCTCGACAACAG tgcctcaggAGCCAGCGTGGTGGCCATCGACAACAAGATCGAGCAGGCAATG GATCTTGTGAAAAATCACCTGATGTATGCGGTGCGGGAGGAGGTGGAGGTCCTGAAAGAGCAAATCAAAGAACTGTTGGAGAAAAACTCCCAGCTGGAGCGTGAAAACAGCCTCCTGAAGACCCTCGCCAGCCCCGAGCAGCTGGAGAAGTTCCAGTCCCGGCTCCCCGCGGAGGTCCTGTGCCCGGAGGAGCAGAGCCCCGGGGCGGCTGCCCCGGCCCAGCACGCCGGGGGCTCTGCGGTGTAA